A region of Allocoleopsis franciscana PCC 7113 DNA encodes the following proteins:
- a CDS encoding Uma2 family endonuclease, translated as MTTVTTQTENSPLVLRLHPIINLTDEQFFEFCQINRDLNIERMATGELLIMPPTGSETGNRNAKLIVQLGIWAESDGTGIYFDSSTGFKLPNGADRSPDAAWVKLERWNALTPEQQKKFAPICPEFVVELRSASDNLEPLKTKMQEYIDNGTLLGFLIDRKNRQVYIYRPGVAVECLDNPATVSGELILPGFVLDLSKIW; from the coding sequence ATGACAACAGTAACAACTCAAACAGAAAACTCTCCTTTGGTGTTGCGCCTGCACCCAATAATTAATCTCACAGATGAGCAGTTTTTTGAGTTCTGTCAAATTAATCGTGACTTAAACATCGAACGCATGGCTACAGGAGAATTGCTGATTATGCCTCCGACTGGTTCGGAAACCGGAAATCGAAATGCCAAATTGATTGTGCAATTAGGGATTTGGGCAGAAAGTGACGGAACTGGGATTTATTTCGACTCTAGTACTGGCTTTAAGCTTCCCAATGGTGCAGATCGTTCTCCAGATGCGGCTTGGGTAAAACTAGAACGATGGAATGCTTTAACTCCCGAACAACAGAAGAAATTTGCTCCCATCTGTCCTGAGTTTGTGGTGGAGTTACGCTCTGCTTCTGATAACTTGGAACCGCTGAAAACTAAGATGCAAGAATATATTGACAACGGTACGCTTTTAGGATTTTTAATCGATCGCAAAAATCGGCAGGTTTACATTTATCGTCCGGGAGTAGCTGTGGAATGTTTGGATAATCCGGCTACTGTTAGCGGTGAGTTGATATTACCCGGATTTGTTCTGGATTTAAGCAAAATTTGGTGA
- a CDS encoding NnrU family protein: MAFSSWLTSSHWVMLGLLLGFAVAHSGLAALRPWGEQRIGPRLYRILFALVSLPLAVVLIIYFFNHRYDGLQLWQVQGVPGIQSLVWVLSAISFLFLYPATFNLLEIAAIQKPQVHLFETGIIRITRHPQMVGQVIWCVAHTLWVGTSFTLLTSVGLVLHHLFAVWHGDKRMQTRYGDAFEVAKARTSVIPFLAILQGRQTLKWEEFVRPAYLGVTVFVLLLWWGHPLFITATGTVNW, translated from the coding sequence ATGGCGTTTTCGAGTTGGCTAACATCCAGCCATTGGGTGATGCTTGGGTTGCTTTTAGGGTTTGCGGTCGCTCATAGTGGTTTAGCCGCACTCCGACCTTGGGGAGAACAACGCATCGGGCCGAGACTTTACCGTATTTTGTTTGCCCTCGTTAGCCTCCCCCTTGCTGTTGTATTAATCATTTACTTTTTTAATCACCGATATGACGGCTTGCAACTTTGGCAGGTTCAGGGAGTTCCCGGCATCCAGTCGCTGGTTTGGGTTCTCTCAGCCATTTCTTTTCTCTTTCTTTATCCAGCTACGTTCAACTTACTGGAAATTGCCGCGATTCAAAAGCCCCAAGTTCACTTGTTCGAGACGGGCATCATTCGCATCACCCGACACCCGCAAATGGTGGGACAGGTGATTTGGTGCGTTGCCCATACCCTTTGGGTCGGCACGAGCTTTACCCTCCTCACCTCAGTCGGATTAGTCCTGCATCATCTTTTCGCTGTCTGGCATGGCGATAAACGGATGCAGACCCGATATGGCGATGCTTTTGAGGTGGCAAAAGCTCGCACGTCTGTCATCCCATTCTTGGCGATTCTCCAGGGACGTCAGACCCTCAAATGGGAAGAGTTTGTCCGTCCGGCTTACCTGGGTGTTACCGTTTTTGTCCTGTTGCTGTGGTGGGGACATCCCCTATTCATCACTGCGACGGGGACGGTGAACTGGTAA
- a CDS encoding HNH endonuclease, translating to MAKTPRIPIPPEVRNYVFERDRYQCKSCGKTKLDTQLTIDHIIPLARGGQNDISNLQTLCLPCNQQKQHNLDPRFRRHFSN from the coding sequence ATGGCTAAAACCCCCAGAATTCCCATACCTCCAGAAGTGAGAAACTATGTTTTTGAACGCGATCGCTATCAGTGCAAAAGCTGCGGCAAAACCAAGCTAGACACTCAACTAACGATTGACCACATTATTCCCTTGGCTCGTGGTGGTCAAAATGATATTAGTAACTTACAGACTCTCTGTCTTCCTTGTAACCAGCAGAAACAACATAACCTCGATCCCCGCTTCCGTCGTCACTTCAGTAATTGA
- a CDS encoding LysR family transcriptional regulator, with product MSDLPFTLDQLRILKAIATEGSFKRAADSLYVSQPAVSLQVQNLERQLDVPLFDRGGRRAQLTEAGYLLLSYGEKILSLCQETCRAIEDLQNLQGGTLIVGASQTTGTYLLPRMIGMFRQRYPDVAVQLQVHSTRRTAWSVANGQVDLAIIGGEVPGELQETLEIVPYAEDELALILPPFHPLAKIGTIQKDDLYKLQFIALDSQSTIRKVIDQVLSRCGIDTRRLKVEMELNSIEAIKNAVQSGLGAAFVSISAIEKELQMSILHRALIDDVVVKRALSVIVNPHRYRSKAAEAFSREILPEFANPGWKLKAEPVAMTAPKIQASSAHAVGD from the coding sequence ATGTCTGACCTTCCTTTCACTCTTGACCAACTCCGCATTCTCAAAGCAATCGCTACTGAGGGGAGTTTTAAGCGTGCTGCTGATAGCTTGTACGTTTCACAACCCGCTGTAAGTTTGCAGGTTCAAAACCTAGAGCGGCAGTTAGATGTTCCCTTATTTGATCGGGGCGGACGCCGCGCCCAACTGACGGAAGCCGGATACCTCCTCCTGAGCTACGGGGAAAAAATACTCTCACTTTGCCAAGAAACCTGTCGGGCGATCGAAGATTTACAAAATCTCCAGGGTGGCACGTTGATTGTCGGCGCGTCTCAAACCACCGGCACCTATCTCCTGCCTCGAATGATTGGCATGTTTAGGCAGCGCTATCCCGATGTCGCTGTGCAATTACAAGTTCACTCCACTCGCCGCACCGCTTGGAGTGTTGCCAATGGACAGGTGGATTTAGCAATTATTGGTGGCGAAGTTCCCGGTGAGTTACAAGAGACGCTGGAAATTGTTCCCTACGCCGAAGACGAACTGGCACTCATTTTGCCACCGTTTCATCCTCTAGCCAAAATCGGTACGATTCAAAAAGATGATTTGTATAAGTTGCAGTTTATTGCCTTGGATTCTCAATCCACCATCCGTAAAGTGATTGACCAAGTCCTCAGCCGTTGCGGAATTGATACTAGACGCCTCAAGGTTGAGATGGAACTTAACTCCATTGAGGCGATTAAAAATGCCGTGCAATCCGGACTAGGGGCTGCCTTTGTCTCCATTTCTGCGATTGAAAAAGAGTTACAGATGAGCATCCTACACCGCGCACTGATTGATGATGTCGTAGTCAAGCGGGCGCTGTCTGTGATTGTTAACCCCCACCGTTATCGTTCTAAAGCAGCCGAAGCTTTTAGTCGCGAGATTCTCCCGGAATTTGCCAATCCTGGATGGAAACTCAAAGCCGAACCCGTCGCTATGACAGCACCGAAAATCCAGGCGAGTTCTGCTCATGCTGTAGGAGATTAA
- the ndhD1 gene encoding photosynthetic/respiratory NAD(P)H-quinone oxidoreductase subunit D1: MTDFPWLTTIILFPIVASLFIPFLPEKNGMWERWYALIIGLIDFSLIVYAFGTEYDFSQPGLQLVEKYSWVPELDLNWSVGVDGLAMPLVLLTGFMTTLAILAAWPVTLKPKLFYFLMLAMYGGQIAVFAVQDMLLFFLVWELELIPVYLLLSIWGGKKRLYAATKFILYTAGGSLFILVAALAMAFYGDTVTFDMSAIAAKDYALNFQLWVYAGFLIAYGVKLPIFPLHTWLPDAHGEATAPVHMLLAGILLKMGGYALFRMNAGMLPDAHAYFAPILVILGVVNIVYAAMTSFAQRNLKRKIAYSSISHMGFVLIGLGSFTDLGMSGAVLQMVSHGLIGASLFFLVGATYDRTHTLMLDEMGGVGQKMKKIFAMWTTCSLASLALPGMSGFVAELMVFIGLATSDAYSSTFKVIVVFLAAVGVILTPIYLLSNLREIFYGPENKELIEHEVLQDAEPREVFIIACLLVPIIGFGFYPKMLTQIYDATTHQLTERLRASVPSLGQPAVVKAEQPLLSLVAPKIGEP, translated from the coding sequence TTGACAGATTTTCCCTGGCTAACAACTATTATTCTTTTTCCCATCGTTGCCTCGCTGTTTATCCCTTTTCTCCCTGAAAAGAATGGGATGTGGGAGCGTTGGTATGCTCTAATCATCGGGCTGATTGATTTTTCCCTGATTGTTTATGCCTTTGGCACAGAGTATGACTTTTCCCAGCCCGGACTGCAATTGGTGGAGAAGTACTCGTGGGTACCCGAACTGGACTTGAATTGGTCAGTGGGTGTTGATGGGTTGGCGATGCCTCTGGTATTGCTGACCGGCTTTATGACGACGCTGGCGATTCTAGCGGCTTGGCCGGTTACCCTCAAACCCAAGCTGTTTTACTTCCTGATGCTGGCGATGTACGGCGGACAAATTGCCGTGTTTGCCGTTCAGGATATGCTGTTGTTCTTCCTGGTATGGGAACTGGAGTTGATTCCGGTTTACCTACTGTTGTCGATTTGGGGCGGGAAAAAGCGCCTCTATGCGGCGACAAAGTTTATTTTGTACACGGCAGGCGGTTCGCTGTTTATTTTGGTCGCGGCATTGGCGATGGCGTTTTACGGGGATACCGTAACGTTTGACATGAGTGCGATCGCTGCCAAAGACTATGCGCTAAACTTCCAACTCTGGGTCTATGCTGGCTTTTTGATTGCATACGGGGTGAAGTTACCCATCTTCCCCCTGCACACTTGGTTACCGGATGCCCACGGGGAAGCGACAGCACCCGTGCACATGTTGCTGGCAGGCATTCTGCTGAAGATGGGAGGATATGCCCTGTTTCGCATGAATGCGGGGATGCTGCCCGATGCTCACGCTTACTTTGCACCGATATTGGTGATTTTAGGGGTGGTGAACATCGTTTACGCGGCAATGACATCCTTTGCTCAGCGTAACCTGAAGCGGAAAATTGCCTACTCTTCCATTTCCCACATGGGATTTGTATTAATTGGGCTTGGCTCGTTTACCGACTTGGGAATGAGTGGCGCTGTGCTGCAAATGGTGTCTCATGGTTTGATTGGTGCCAGCCTGTTCTTCTTAGTCGGTGCCACCTATGACCGAACTCACACCCTGATGTTGGATGAAATGGGGGGTGTGGGGCAGAAGATGAAGAAGATTTTTGCCATGTGGACGACTTGTTCCCTCGCCTCTTTGGCGTTACCGGGGATGAGCGGATTTGTGGCAGAGTTGATGGTATTTATTGGCTTGGCAACCAGTGATGCCTATAGCTCAACCTTCAAGGTGATTGTCGTGTTTTTGGCAGCGGTTGGGGTGATTCTCACTCCCATCTACCTGCTGTCCAATCTGCGGGAGATTTTCTATGGTCCGGAAAACAAGGAATTGATTGAACACGAAGTTTTGCAAGATGCCGAACCGCGAGAGGTGTTTATCATCGCCTGTTTGTTGGTGCCGATTATCGGCTTTGGGTTTTATCCCAAGATGCTGACTCAGATTTACGATGCCACTACGCATCAGTTGACAGAGCGGCTTCGTGCATCGGTGCCCAGTCTGGGACAACCGGCAGTGGTGAAGGCAGAGCAGCCGTTGTTGTCTCTGGTCGCACCGAAAATTGGTGAACCCTAG
- a CDS encoding NAD(P)H-quinone oxidoreductase subunit 5, whose protein sequence is MEPLYQYAWLIPVLPLLGAMLVGLGLITLNKATNRLRQLNAVLVVSLLGASMVLSFALLWSQFHGHEPFIRTLEWASAGNFHLSMGYTIDHLTALMLVIVTTVAFLVMIYTDGYMAHDPGYVRFYAYLSVFSSSMLGLVVSPNLVQVYIFWELVGMCSYLLVGFWYDRKPAADAAQKAFVTNRVGDFGLLLGILGLYWATGSFEFDVMGAHLKTFVESGYLSSALAALFAVLVFLGPVAKSAQFPLHVWLPDAMEGPTPISALIHAATMVAAGVFLIARMYPVFDGIPSVMNVIAWTGAFTAFLGASIAITQNDIKKGLAYSTISQLGYMVMAMGIGSYTAGLFHLMTHAYFKAMLFLGSGSVIHGMEGVVGHDPVLAQDMRLMGGLRKYMPLTALTFFIGTLAICGIPPFAGFWSKDEILGNAFEANPILWLVGWLTAGITAFYMFRMYFSTFEGDFRGNLTHIRQQLKAAALGKVAPAFGPGAMDTRELKAEADHEDEHDHGHSEFPHESPLTMTLPLLLLAVPSTLIGLVGTPFNNYFEEFIHPAGEAVVHVAAEAEAFDWTEFLIMGGSSVGIALIGITLASLMYLSGKIDAKAIAEKIRPLYDLSLNKWYFDDIYHKVFVIGLRRIARQIMEVDYRIVDGAVNLTGFATLLSGEGLKYLENGRVQFYALIVFAAVLGLVIASGIT, encoded by the coding sequence ATGGAACCGCTTTATCAATATGCCTGGCTTATACCAGTATTGCCCTTATTAGGAGCAATGCTGGTGGGCTTAGGGCTAATCACACTGAACAAAGCAACTAACCGTCTGCGGCAGTTAAACGCCGTGTTGGTTGTCTCCCTCCTGGGAGCATCAATGGTTCTTTCCTTTGCTTTGCTGTGGAGTCAATTTCACGGACACGAACCTTTTATCCGGACTCTGGAATGGGCGTCGGCTGGAAACTTTCACCTGTCGATGGGCTACACCATCGATCACTTGACGGCACTGATGCTGGTAATTGTGACAACGGTAGCCTTTTTGGTGATGATTTACACCGATGGCTACATGGCTCACGATCCGGGATATGTTCGCTTCTATGCCTATTTGAGTGTCTTTAGCTCCTCCATGTTGGGTTTGGTCGTCAGCCCCAACTTAGTGCAGGTTTATATTTTCTGGGAATTGGTGGGTATGTGTTCATACCTGCTGGTTGGCTTCTGGTACGACCGTAAGCCAGCCGCAGATGCGGCGCAAAAAGCCTTTGTCACTAACCGTGTGGGTGACTTTGGTCTGCTGTTGGGCATTTTAGGTCTTTACTGGGCAACGGGCAGCTTTGAGTTTGATGTGATGGGTGCCCACCTGAAAACCTTTGTGGAATCCGGTTACCTCAGCTCTGCTCTAGCCGCACTGTTTGCTGTTTTGGTATTTCTAGGGCCTGTGGCGAAATCAGCCCAATTCCCCTTGCATGTATGGCTACCGGATGCCATGGAAGGCCCCACCCCCATTTCCGCACTGATTCACGCGGCAACGATGGTGGCGGCTGGGGTATTTTTGATTGCTCGGATGTACCCCGTGTTTGATGGTATCCCATCGGTGATGAACGTGATTGCCTGGACGGGAGCCTTCACAGCCTTTTTAGGTGCTTCAATCGCGATCACGCAAAATGACATTAAGAAAGGTTTAGCCTATTCCACTATTTCCCAATTGGGTTATATGGTCATGGCGATGGGTATTGGCTCCTATACGGCTGGGTTATTCCACCTGATGACTCATGCTTATTTCAAAGCGATGCTGTTCCTGGGTTCCGGTTCAGTGATTCACGGTATGGAAGGTGTTGTAGGTCATGACCCCGTTTTGGCTCAGGATATGCGACTGATGGGGGGCTTGCGGAAGTATATGCCGCTTACGGCTTTGACCTTTTTCATCGGTACTCTGGCGATTTGTGGGATTCCTCCTTTTGCCGGTTTCTGGTCAAAGGATGAAATTCTCGGCAATGCGTTCGAGGCAAACCCGATTCTGTGGTTGGTGGGTTGGCTCACCGCAGGCATCACGGCATTTTATATGTTCCGGATGTATTTCTCTACCTTTGAGGGAGATTTCCGGGGGAATTTAACCCATATCCGGCAACAGCTCAAAGCCGCCGCTTTGGGTAAGGTAGCACCCGCCTTTGGCCCCGGTGCGATGGATACCAGAGAATTGAAAGCGGAGGCTGATCACGAAGATGAGCACGATCATGGACATAGTGAGTTTCCCCATGAGTCTCCGCTAACCATGACCTTGCCCCTGTTGTTACTGGCGGTACCCTCAACGCTAATTGGTTTGGTAGGGACGCCGTTTAACAACTACTTCGAGGAGTTTATTCACCCCGCTGGGGAGGCTGTTGTCCACGTAGCGGCAGAGGCAGAGGCTTTTGATTGGACAGAATTTCTGATTATGGGTGGCAGTTCCGTCGGGATTGCCTTGATTGGGATTACCCTAGCTTCGCTGATGTACTTAAGCGGTAAGATTGACGCGAAAGCGATCGCCGAAAAAATTAGACCTTTGTACGATTTGTCATTGAATAAGTGGTACTTTGATGACATTTATCACAAGGTTTTTGTTATCGGTTTGCGCCGAATTGCACGGCAGATTATGGAAGTGGACTACCGCATTGTCGATGGTGCCGTTAACCTGACCGGCTTTGCGACCCTCTTAAGTGGTGAAGGGTTGAAATACCTGGAGAATGGTCGTGTCCAGTTCTATGCCCTGATTGTCTTTGCCGCTGTCTTGGGTTTAGTGATTGCCTCTGGGATTACCTAA
- a CDS encoding serine/threonine-protein kinase, protein MEIYCTRPSCPRPQNHFPDLDNKATLKTAQQKYCTSCGMPLILVSRYLPLKLLGQGGFGAAFLARDRYTPAMRQCVVKQFQPSGDLNPQQLQIAQDLFEREAEVLEQLGSRHPQIPDLFAFFPLSVPKPQGGNEDQFFYLVQEFIDGQTLEEELITKGQFSEAESLEVLREILNVLKFVHDNHSIHRDIKPSNIMRHKNGRLYLLDFGAVKQVTAAGARAGRSTGIYSQGYAPPEQMAGAQVYPSTDLYALAVTVITLLTGKEAGELYDSYSNGWNWRSYTQVSDTLADVLDRMLLATPNQRFPSAQEVIDALTPSPTPPPSVIPPASQRRTRPRSKPAQVPPPVQPSTASPTMPPLTQPQSNPPVAATPIHPQPQSARPTSSVLELLGGAAFTGFEAGLLFTALRIVLGISSISIGLLIFIVGGLIFAQNRRLIEGKDLPIVGGLTLATVLFLAIRQNIPIPGVMISAVFAGAGAIAITALFQLIYRLLRRLL, encoded by the coding sequence ATGGAAATTTACTGCACCCGTCCTAGCTGTCCCCGCCCCCAAAATCACTTTCCTGATCTGGATAACAAGGCTACGCTCAAGACGGCTCAGCAAAAATACTGTACATCCTGTGGGATGCCACTGATTTTAGTGAGTCGTTATCTTCCCTTGAAGTTATTAGGACAGGGAGGATTTGGAGCCGCGTTCCTCGCTCGCGATCGCTATACCCCCGCCATGCGCCAGTGTGTGGTCAAACAGTTTCAGCCCTCTGGGGATTTGAACCCACAGCAGCTACAAATTGCCCAAGATTTATTTGAGCGAGAGGCGGAAGTTTTAGAGCAACTAGGTAGCCGTCATCCCCAAATCCCGGATCTGTTTGCCTTCTTTCCCTTGAGTGTGCCTAAACCGCAAGGGGGTAACGAAGACCAATTCTTTTATCTGGTTCAAGAATTTATTGATGGACAAACGTTAGAGGAAGAATTAATCACCAAGGGGCAGTTTTCCGAAGCCGAATCACTAGAAGTCCTGCGAGAAATTCTCAATGTGTTGAAGTTCGTCCATGATAATCACTCCATTCATCGAGATATTAAGCCCTCCAACATCATGCGCCACAAGAATGGGCGTTTGTATCTTTTAGATTTTGGTGCGGTTAAGCAGGTTACGGCAGCGGGGGCAAGAGCAGGGAGATCAACAGGAATTTATTCTCAAGGCTATGCACCCCCAGAGCAGATGGCTGGCGCTCAAGTCTATCCTTCAACGGATTTGTATGCCCTAGCGGTGACGGTGATTACATTGCTTACGGGGAAAGAGGCGGGAGAACTGTATGATTCCTACAGTAACGGGTGGAATTGGAGAAGTTACACCCAAGTGAGCGATACCCTAGCAGATGTCTTAGACCGAATGCTGTTAGCGACGCCGAATCAACGCTTTCCATCTGCTCAAGAGGTGATCGATGCCCTCACACCCAGTCCTACCCCTCCTCCCTCTGTGATTCCTCCAGCCTCACAACGGAGAACACGACCTCGTAGTAAACCAGCCCAGGTACCACCACCTGTTCAGCCATCCACAGCTTCCCCCACAATGCCGCCCTTGACTCAACCTCAGAGTAACCCACCTGTAGCGGCGACTCCAATTCATCCCCAGCCTCAATCTGCACGACCCACTTCTTCTGTATTGGAGCTTTTGGGTGGGGCAGCTTTTACAGGATTTGAAGCGGGATTGCTATTTACTGCCCTGCGTATCGTGCTGGGCATTTCAAGCATTAGCATAGGACTATTAATCTTTATTGTGGGAGGGCTAATCTTTGCCCAAAACCGTCGCCTGATCGAGGGTAAAGACTTACCGATCGTTGGCGGACTTACCCTAGCGACTGTGTTATTCCTCGCTATCAGGCAAAATATACCTATCCCAGGAGTGATGATAAGCGCCGTTTTTGCAGGAGCTGGAGCGATCGCCATCACAGCACTTTTCCAGCTCATTTATCGCTTACTGCGTCGGTTGCTCTAA
- a CDS encoding ABC transporter substrate-binding protein — protein sequence MSQKNETVVLVVSLVVTLALVAIGAWWFTKGSGTNLGGLAGNPSNPSETKTTSPQLNQSVQEHVSAGEKLLIPANPTPEKQAAIKAIASGNYAEAITQLEASLKSDRNDPETLIYLNNARIGKQKSYTIAASVPISTDLNAAQEIMRGVAQAQNEINRAGGIKGIPLKVLIANDENNSDIAKQIAAAFIKNSQILGVIGHYASDVTLATADTYQSGGLVAISPISTTVKLSGRSRYVFRTVPSDYVAARALADYMLQKLKQEKVIVFFNSQSGYSQSLKSEFVTAVSLGGGQVINEVDLSDPNFNAAQSIEQAIEGGAQVLMLAVNTGTLDKAMLVVQVNGKRLKILAGDDVYTPKTLQLGGLAAENMVLAIPWHIGANPQAEFTKAANQLWGADVNWRTAMAYDAAKALIAGIERNPTRIGVQQSILAPNFSAQGAAGNIKFLPSGDRNQSVQLVTIQAGSDNPWGYKFVPIPK from the coding sequence ATGTCTCAAAAAAACGAAACGGTTGTTCTTGTAGTTTCTTTAGTCGTCACTCTGGCTTTAGTGGCGATAGGCGCGTGGTGGTTTACAAAAGGTAGCGGTACCAATCTAGGCGGTTTGGCGGGAAACCCAAGTAATCCGAGTGAAACCAAAACCACTTCACCTCAATTGAATCAGTCTGTTCAAGAGCACGTTAGTGCAGGAGAAAAGTTATTAATTCCTGCTAATCCTACACCCGAAAAACAGGCAGCAATCAAGGCGATCGCATCGGGTAATTATGCAGAAGCGATTACGCAGCTAGAAGCCTCTCTCAAGAGCGACCGCAACGACCCAGAAACCCTGATTTATCTCAACAACGCTCGGATTGGCAAGCAAAAATCCTACACAATTGCCGCTTCTGTTCCTATTAGTACTGACCTCAATGCGGCTCAAGAAATAATGCGTGGGGTTGCTCAAGCTCAAAATGAAATCAATCGAGCCGGTGGAATAAAAGGTATTCCGCTCAAAGTTCTCATTGCCAATGATGAAAATAACTCAGATATAGCGAAGCAAATAGCTGCTGCTTTTATAAAAAACTCACAGATATTAGGAGTCATTGGTCATTATGCCAGTGATGTCACCTTAGCCACAGCCGATACATATCAATCCGGGGGATTAGTAGCGATTTCTCCGATTAGTACCACAGTCAAATTATCGGGTCGTAGTCGCTATGTTTTTCGGACTGTACCCAGTGATTACGTGGCAGCAAGAGCTTTAGCTGACTATATGCTGCAAAAACTTAAACAGGAAAAAGTTATTGTTTTTTTTAACTCTCAAAGCGGCTATAGTCAATCCCTAAAGTCAGAGTTTGTCACGGCTGTTTCTCTAGGAGGAGGGCAAGTGATTAACGAAGTTGACTTATCCGATCCGAATTTTAATGCCGCTCAAAGTATCGAGCAGGCTATTGAGGGAGGGGCACAGGTACTGATGTTAGCAGTCAATACAGGCACACTGGATAAAGCCATGCTCGTGGTTCAAGTTAATGGTAAACGGCTCAAGATCTTAGCCGGAGATGATGTTTACACTCCCAAGACTTTGCAATTAGGAGGACTGGCAGCGGAAAACATGGTGCTGGCAATTCCCTGGCATATTGGGGCAAACCCTCAGGCTGAGTTTACCAAAGCAGCAAATCAACTTTGGGGAGCAGACGTGAACTGGCGCACGGCAATGGCTTATGATGCTGCCAAAGCATTAATCGCTGGGATTGAGCGTAATCCAACACGGATAGGGGTACAACAATCGATATTGGCACCCAACTTTTCTGCCCAAGGTGCGGCTGGAAATATTAAGTTTTTGCCATCTGGCGATCGCAATCAATCTGTTCAGTTGGTTACGATTCAAGCCGGTTCTGACAACCCTTGGGGCTATAAATTTGTCCCAATCCCAAAATAA
- a CDS encoding thioredoxin family protein, whose amino-acid sequence MVLSLNERTFRQEVLESSLPVLVDFSAPWCGLCRVIQPLVREFQSEWNGQVKIVKINADDNLKLATTYRIKSLPTLLLFEGGQVIQRLDNFHGREDVRMALKTLMVTSLPQSA is encoded by the coding sequence ATGGTGTTGTCTCTTAACGAGCGGACTTTTAGGCAAGAGGTTTTAGAATCTTCGCTCCCCGTTCTGGTGGATTTTTCGGCACCCTGGTGTGGCCTGTGTCGAGTCATCCAGCCCCTCGTTCGGGAGTTTCAGTCGGAATGGAATGGGCAAGTCAAAATCGTAAAAATTAATGCCGATGACAATCTGAAGCTTGCCACGACCTATCGCATTAAGTCCCTGCCAACGTTGCTCTTATTTGAGGGAGGTCAGGTGATTCAACGCCTTGATAACTTTCATGGACGAGAGGATGTGCGAATGGCGCTCAAAACTCTCATGGTCACTTCGCTTCCCCAATCAGCTTAG
- a CDS encoding phosphate ABC transporter substrate-binding protein: MSQKNETTVLVLALLMTAALLGGGFWWFTRSSGSNIGNLSGDNKTPQNQPQDPNTSQPTQAFAPPTNVQSGTTIRIDGATSMVQINQALKSSFEQQFPGTTVNTNAGGSDKGIQDLIRGNVDVAAISRPLTFQETSQGLVAVPVTKDAIAIVVGDKNPFRRGLSQNQVRGIFQGQITDWSKVGGTAGTLRVINRPPNSGTHQTFQEFVLQGQNFGTTPNITTLPQDATTPLLRALGTSGIGYATYSQVVNQQTVRTVAVDGLTPEASNYPYQRTLYYVYKQPASSQVQAFLGYVTSDKGKSAIASANESSK; this comes from the coding sequence ATGTCACAAAAAAACGAAACGACCGTTCTAGTCTTAGCCCTCTTAATGACAGCTGCCTTATTGGGCGGTGGATTTTGGTGGTTTACCCGTAGCTCTGGCTCTAACATTGGTAATTTATCGGGCGATAATAAAACCCCACAAAACCAACCTCAAGACCCAAACACATCTCAACCCACTCAAGCTTTTGCACCTCCTACCAATGTACAGAGTGGAACTACGATAAGAATTGATGGTGCTACCAGTATGGTGCAAATTAATCAGGCGCTGAAAAGCAGTTTTGAACAGCAATTTCCTGGGACAACTGTTAATACGAATGCAGGAGGGTCTGATAAAGGGATTCAAGACCTTATTCGGGGAAATGTAGACGTTGCGGCTATCTCTCGCCCCCTGACTTTCCAAGAAACAAGTCAAGGGTTGGTGGCTGTGCCTGTCACAAAAGATGCGATCGCGATTGTTGTTGGAGATAAGAATCCGTTTCGTAGAGGATTAAGTCAAAATCAAGTTAGGGGAATTTTTCAAGGGCAAATTACAGATTGGTCCAAAGTAGGAGGAACAGCAGGAACGCTGCGAGTAATTAATCGTCCCCCTAACAGTGGTACCCATCAAACATTTCAAGAATTTGTGCTTCAAGGACAAAACTTTGGCACGACACCCAACATTACGACACTACCTCAAGATGCGACTACACCCCTACTGCGGGCGTTAGGAACGAGTGGCATTGGTTATGCCACCTATTCTCAGGTGGTGAATCAACAGACGGTACGGACGGTTGCGGTAGATGGATTGACTCCTGAAGCATCTAATTACCCCTATCAGCGAACGCTTTATTACGTTTACAAGCAGCCTGCTAGTTCCCAAGTTCAAGCCTTTCTGGGTTATGTTACATCTGACAAAGGAAAGAGTGCGATCGCATCTGCTAATGAATCTTCAAAGTAG